A single window of Vogesella indigofera DNA harbors:
- the fabG gene encoding 3-oxoacyl-ACP reductase FabG: protein MRLKGKVSIITGGASGIGKATAEKFIKEGAIVAVCDINMDAVNAVVEELKALGGEAVGYQVDVTNKAQIADMVGALKSSYGRIDVLVNNAGIVMDAQLIKMSEDQFDKVIDINLKGVYNCTKAVVDTMIEQGAGVILNASSVVGVYGNFGQTNYAASKFGVIGFVKTWAKELGKKGIRANAVCPGFVATPILKSMPEKVIQAMEDKVPMKRMAQPEEIANVYAWLASDEASYINGAAIEVTGGLTL from the coding sequence ATGCGCTTGAAAGGGAAAGTCTCCATCATCACCGGTGGTGCCAGTGGTATCGGTAAGGCTACTGCAGAGAAATTCATCAAGGAAGGCGCCATCGTAGCGGTTTGTGACATCAATATGGATGCAGTCAATGCCGTGGTGGAAGAGCTGAAAGCCCTGGGTGGCGAAGCCGTCGGCTATCAGGTGGACGTGACCAACAAGGCGCAGATCGCCGACATGGTTGGTGCCTTGAAGAGCAGCTACGGCCGCATCGACGTACTGGTCAACAACGCCGGCATCGTGATGGATGCACAGCTGATCAAGATGAGCGAAGACCAGTTCGACAAGGTGATCGACATCAACCTGAAGGGTGTTTACAACTGTACCAAGGCCGTGGTCGACACCATGATCGAGCAGGGTGCCGGTGTGATCCTCAACGCATCCTCGGTCGTGGGTGTGTACGGCAACTTTGGCCAGACCAACTATGCCGCCTCCAAGTTCGGCGTCATCGGTTTCGTCAAGACCTGGGCCAAGGAACTGGGCAAGAAGGGCATTCGCGCCAACGCGGTGTGCCCGGGCTTTGTTGCCACTCCTATCCTGAAGTCGATGCCGGAAAAGGTGATCCAGGCGATGGAAGACAAGGTGCCGATGAAGCGCATGGCGCAGCCGGAAGAAATCGCCAACGTCTACGCCTGGCTTGCTTCCGACGAAGCCAGCTACATCAACGGTGCCGCCATCGAAGTGACCGGTGGCCTGACACTGTAA